Proteins encoded together in one Amblyomma americanum isolate KBUSLIRL-KWMA chromosome 1, ASM5285725v1, whole genome shotgun sequence window:
- the LOC144113165 gene encoding uncharacterized protein LOC144113165 yields MIEDAAVGIRLLTQENAISELRGQEVRVRWQEGQDAAPAELLAFGKPTVLERKRKKIVAAAASAEEIATASSTSVQGSGAASPVQQLCCSAALEMPELLAKIAELTAENEVLKRKLESAETTVGK; encoded by the exons ATGATCGAGGATGCCGCTGTGGGCATCCGCCTGTTAACCCAGGAGAACGCCATTAGTGAACTGCGCGGCCAAGAAGTTCGGGTGCGCTGGCAGGAGGGTCAGGATGCTGCACCGGCGGAGCTGCTTGCTTTCG GGAAACCAACTGTTCTTGagcggaagagaaaaaaaattgttgctgcaGCGGCCAGCGCTGAAGAGATTGCGACTGCATCTTCAACAAGTGTTCAAGGGAGTGGGGCAGCATCACCTGTACAG caactctgctgcagtgccgcactgGAAATGCCTGAACTCCTGGCGAAAATTGCGGAGTTGACTGCAGAGAATGAGGTGCTGAAAAGGAAACTGGAGTCAGCAGAGACTACAGTTGGTAAATAG